In the Nitrospirales bacterium LBB_01 genome, one interval contains:
- a CDS encoding exodeoxyribonuclease VII large subunit produces MIRKRQTLSLYEFNLLVKEVLEHTFAESYLITAEIASLNVDARGHCYMELVEKDESGIRANASARIWASSYKLIKSEFENATGAALSKGLKILLEATLMFHERYGLSLIIKWIDPSYTLGEMARKKREILQRLETEGILNRNKSLQLPVVIQKIAVFSAKGAAGFEDFIRHLQSNPYGYIFDVTLYETVMQGDRVEESFVESLRRCQALANSLDVVVIVRGGGGAVDLDAFNNYLIGKGIALLTIPVICGVGHERDRSVIDEVSHTSVKTPTAAAAFIIERVRAFEEILDSRLAELVIAVRDRESTLNTELITLYKALEQGASAAILRNRYAIKSYSTTLHTTLKIMHRHRNHVTVLAEKFKTIAVGDIRTLKTRVDYLRNRLELSLKKLVSKERERLKTLTTSAANLNPENVLKRGYSITMGEGGGLIKSSEQVKEGMKLQTILASGHIESTVTRALSPKFNNKEV; encoded by the coding sequence ATGATAAGAAAAAGACAAACACTTAGCTTGTATGAGTTTAATCTTCTGGTAAAAGAAGTCCTTGAACATACATTTGCAGAGAGTTATCTGATTACAGCAGAGATAGCCTCGCTAAATGTTGACGCCCGCGGGCACTGTTACATGGAGCTGGTGGAAAAGGACGAAAGCGGGATACGAGCTAACGCATCGGCTCGTATTTGGGCTTCGTCATATAAATTAATCAAATCAGAGTTTGAAAATGCAACAGGAGCAGCGCTTTCAAAAGGGCTAAAGATACTCCTTGAAGCAACCCTTATGTTTCATGAAAGATATGGGCTTAGTTTAATCATAAAGTGGATAGACCCTTCATATACGCTGGGTGAGATGGCAAGAAAAAAGCGCGAGATTCTTCAAAGGCTTGAAACTGAGGGCATATTAAACCGCAATAAATCATTACAGCTTCCTGTGGTAATACAAAAAATAGCTGTGTTTTCAGCTAAAGGAGCGGCAGGATTTGAGGATTTTATAAGGCACCTGCAATCAAACCCGTACGGATACATATTTGATGTGACATTGTATGAGACCGTTATGCAGGGCGACCGAGTGGAGGAGTCCTTTGTTGAGTCTCTCAGGCGTTGTCAGGCACTTGCCAACAGTTTGGATGTTGTCGTAATAGTGCGTGGAGGCGGTGGTGCGGTTGATCTGGATGCGTTTAATAATTACTTAATTGGCAAAGGGATAGCGCTTTTAACCATTCCGGTTATATGCGGCGTAGGACACGAAAGGGATCGCTCCGTAATAGATGAGGTCAGTCACACATCGGTAAAGACCCCTACGGCTGCCGCAGCTTTTATAATAGAGCGGGTTAGAGCTTTTGAGGAAATTCTTGACAGCAGGCTTGCAGAGTTGGTTATTGCTGTCAGAGACAGAGAGAGTACGCTTAACACTGAACTGATTACACTTTACAAGGCTCTTGAACAGGGAGCATCGGCTGCAATTTTAAGGAATAGGTATGCGATTAAATCCTACAGCACAACCCTTCATACTACACTTAAAATTATGCACCGGCATAGAAATCATGTCACAGTGCTGGCTGAAAAATTTAAAACTATTGCAGTTGGTGATATACGTACTCTTAAAACCAGAGTTGATTACCTTAGAAACCGGCTTGAACTATCGCTCAAAAAACTTGTTAGTAAAGAGCGTGAGAGATTAAAGACTTTAACGACATCTGCCGCTAACTTAAATCCTGAAAATGTGCTGAAACGCGGCTACAGTATAACTATGGGTGAAGGAGGGGGTCTCATAAAATCATCAGAACAGGTAAAAGAGGGAATGAAACTTCAGACAATTCTTGCGTCAGGGCATATTGAGAGCACAGTGACTCGTGCTCTATCTCCAAAATTCAACAATAAAGAGGTATAA
- the xseB gene encoding exodeoxyribonuclease VII small subunit — protein MTKKYSEAIQEIEGIITEIENETIDVDLLTEKVQTAVGLIKLCKSRLRSTEEELENVLKDFEERPDETEKPDDSVKNPKRKTKVEKKDSLFS, from the coding sequence GTGACAAAAAAATACTCGGAGGCTATACAAGAAATTGAGGGGATAATCACGGAAATTGAAAATGAGACAATTGATGTTGATTTACTTACAGAGAAGGTACAGACGGCAGTTGGTCTTATAAAGTTGTGCAAGTCACGCTTAAGAAGCACTGAGGAGGAATTGGAAAATGTGCTGAAAGATTTTGAAGAAAGACCCGATGAGACGGAGAAACCGGATGACTCCGTAAAGAACCCTAAAAGAAAAACAAAGGTTGAGAAAAAGGACTCTCTATTTTCTTAA
- a CDS encoding HAD-IA family hydrolase: MGLKLIVFDLDGTLIDSVEDIAASLNYAIATVGLKALSSSAVVSLVGEGVGKLAERVLGSGLLHKKESVLKTFFTHYEAHMLDKTRAYDTVVETLTALSSYNMVVVSNKTEAMSKLVIERLNLSKHFKYVFGHDSFAKCKPSPMPILKAMELCGTSQTETIVVGDSSFDIEAGKRAGTKTVACAYGYRSIETLTAADYIIKERLIELLPIVKTLS; encoded by the coding sequence GTGGGACTGAAATTAATAGTTTTTGATTTGGACGGCACCTTAATAGATTCAGTTGAGGATATAGCTGCCTCGTTAAATTATGCAATAGCTACAGTGGGTCTAAAGGCATTGAGTTCATCGGCAGTGGTCAGCCTTGTTGGAGAAGGAGTTGGGAAGCTTGCAGAAAGAGTGCTTGGCAGCGGTCTTCTTCACAAAAAGGAATCCGTCTTAAAGACCTTTTTTACTCACTATGAGGCTCACATGCTTGATAAAACAAGGGCCTATGATACGGTAGTGGAAACTCTTACAGCACTTTCCTCATACAACATGGTGGTTGTAAGTAACAAAACTGAAGCGATGTCAAAACTTGTCATAGAGAGGCTGAATCTGTCAAAGCATTTTAAATATGTGTTTGGTCACGATTCTTTTGCCAAATGTAAGCCATCCCCAATGCCGATACTAAAAGCAATGGAGCTTTGCGGCACTTCACAAACTGAGACAATTGTCGTAGGGGATAGTTCCTTTGATATTGAAGCAGGAAAACGAGCCGGCACTAAGACTGTCGCTTGTGCCTACGGTTACAGGTCAATAGAGACTCTTACGGCGGCTGACTATATAATCAAAGAGCGGTTAATTGAACTTTTGCCAATTGTAAAAACACTCAGTTGA
- a CDS encoding molecular chaperone Tir, producing the protein MKIIVKMLLLLTVMSIMSTEAFSECLKGDCRNGEGILVFADKSKYAGEFKNGSPEGSGVYTFADGSKYAGSFKDGKRDGQGVYTFANGNKYAGDYKDDKQNGLGEFTWKEGMKFTGEFTDGKMKHGLYTWPNGTKYEGDFKDGKMDGQGTYTDPSGIIYNGAFKDGKKEGHGTYTYTDRSSYEGEFKDDKKNGPGVLTYPDGSRKNMVFVNDKPVQGMENKQ; encoded by the coding sequence ATGAAGATAATCGTAAAAATGCTGCTACTCTTAACTGTGATGTCAATTATGAGCACAGAGGCATTTTCAGAATGTTTAAAAGGAGATTGCAGAAACGGTGAAGGCATCTTAGTGTTTGCCGATAAATCAAAGTATGCCGGCGAGTTTAAAAATGGCAGCCCCGAGGGCTCAGGAGTATATACCTTTGCCGATGGCAGCAAGTATGCCGGTTCGTTTAAAGACGGTAAAAGGGACGGGCAGGGAGTTTATACATTCGCTAACGGCAACAAGTATGCCGGAGACTACAAAGACGATAAGCAAAACGGGCTTGGTGAATTCACGTGGAAAGAGGGAATGAAATTTACCGGAGAGTTTACTGATGGAAAGATGAAACACGGTTTATACACATGGCCTAACGGCACAAAGTATGAGGGAGACTTTAAAGACGGTAAAATGGATGGGCAGGGTACATACACAGACCCCTCAGGGATAATTTATAATGGCGCTTTTAAAGACGGGAAAAAAGAGGGTCACGGCACCTACACCTACACGGATAGAAGCAGCTATGAGGGGGAATTTAAGGACGATAAGAAAAACGGCCCCGGTGTGCTTACGTATCCTGACGGCTCAAGAAAAAACATGGTATTTGTAAACGATAAACCCGTGCAAGGCATGGAGAACAAACAGTGA
- a CDS encoding diguanylate cyclase has product MGLFSTKKKADDCDEATVECLTEKLTHLGEHKSFLIQAVKTLIVFLKEFSFDIKEIDSDKFKDRMDEFSEDVSKEEKVKRLQSVLERSKETIISFIESKKVYFKERESEYKTIIDLLSKGISALETGNMDFNRKVYDRSEKIGKITLLDDIKKIKEEIRSEVEHIQDAIRQKETADSKQLENLTKEVSALREDLMKARTDSLLDGLTGVYNRMAYESYMRKLMDANTVDGLGFSMLMIDIDNFKSINDTYGHQTGDRALVAMVQVCREHIRKDDFFARYGGEEFVVILPDTSLKNASKRATAICKSVESSRYKLDGDYEGKSLAFTVSVGVSVFRNGEKSGVTTERADKALYMAKHTGKNRVVTENELIK; this is encoded by the coding sequence ATGGGACTATTTTCTACTAAAAAGAAAGCTGATGATTGTGATGAAGCCACTGTTGAGTGTCTTACCGAGAAATTAACTCATCTGGGCGAACACAAGAGTTTTCTTATACAGGCAGTTAAGACATTGATAGTCTTCCTTAAGGAGTTTTCGTTTGACATAAAGGAAATAGATTCTGATAAATTCAAGGACAGGATGGATGAGTTTTCTGAGGATGTCTCTAAGGAGGAAAAGGTAAAACGCCTTCAGAGTGTTCTTGAGAGAAGTAAAGAAACAATAATCTCATTCATTGAAAGTAAAAAGGTTTATTTTAAAGAGAGGGAGTCCGAGTATAAAACGATTATTGATTTACTGTCAAAGGGAATATCTGCGCTTGAGACCGGGAACATGGATTTTAACCGGAAAGTTTATGACAGAAGCGAAAAGATAGGGAAAATAACCCTGCTGGATGACATAAAAAAGATAAAAGAGGAAATACGAAGTGAGGTTGAGCACATTCAGGATGCGATAAGACAAAAGGAAACGGCAGATTCAAAGCAGTTAGAAAATCTCACAAAAGAGGTTTCAGCTCTTAGAGAGGATTTAATGAAGGCTCGCACGGACTCTCTGCTGGATGGCTTAACCGGAGTGTATAACCGCATGGCTTATGAAAGTTATATGCGTAAACTTATGGATGCCAACACGGTAGATGGCTTAGGGTTTTCAATGCTTATGATTGATATCGATAACTTTAAGAGCATAAATGACACCTATGGACATCAGACCGGTGACAGGGCGTTAGTGGCAATGGTGCAAGTGTGCAGGGAGCATATCAGAAAGGATGATTTTTTTGCCAGATACGGCGGAGAGGAATTTGTAGTGATTCTGCCGGATACATCACTAAAAAATGCCTCTAAGAGGGCAACCGCTATATGCAAATCTGTAGAGAGTTCCCGATATAAACTTGACGGCGACTATGAGGGCAAATCACTTGCCTTTACGGTCAGTGTGGGGGTAAGTGTTTTTCGTAATGGAGAGAAGTCTGGTGTAACAACAGAAAGGGCGGACAAGGCTCTTTATATGGCCAAACACACCGGTAAAAACCGTGTCGTTACGGAAAATGAATTAATAAAATAA
- a CDS encoding DUF1640 domain-containing protein, which yields MATAIDTLKIYERLKSADLSDKAAKEIAEVVRESSELSSTTKETMREELSKEFVTKTDSLAAKAEQKTEISEVKSEILKVKSELKAEISEVKAELKSEISKVRTELLDTKAELLKWMFIFWASQIGIIVALIKFLK from the coding sequence ATGGCAACAGCAATTGACACGTTAAAGATATACGAACGGCTTAAGAGCGCAGACCTTAGCGATAAGGCTGCTAAGGAAATTGCAGAGGTGGTTAGGGAGTCCTCTGAACTATCGTCAACTACAAAGGAGACTATGAGGGAGGAGCTGTCAAAAGAATTCGTTACGAAAACTGATTCGCTTGCCGCTAAAGCCGAACAAAAGACTGAAATATCCGAAGTAAAATCCGAAATTCTCAAAGTAAAATCCGAACTAAAGGCTGAAATATCTGAGGTAAAGGCTGAACTAAAGTCTGAAATATCCAAAGTAAGAACCGAACTCCTCGACACAAAAGCCGAACTCCTTAAGTGGATGTTTATTTTCTGGGCAAGCCAAATAGGAATTATAGTTGCTCTGATTAAGTTTTTAAAATAA
- a CDS encoding response regulator, which produces MKDIIMVIDDDESVRLAVNKILQRDGYEIITAINGIEALDSCKKQQPSLIVLDMKMPGMGGVEFLEELKTISQKNVCPIIVLSGHANDDYIEKCFEWGTIAFLTKPFNIYELRGMVRNILRLSKTEQALRNEIHERWEAEKKLRHNYRIQSVIALLLSKSLENIDIHEYLNEAINLIMSIPWLTFENKGAIFLTENNPSELVLKAHRGLPDENIKQCNIVPFGTCHCGQAALQQKIIFTPTTDDSHTIRYEGMSPHGHYCTPLVYNDKTLGVLNIYLRAGHSDDSGEKEILSAVSNALASVIVRKRAEEHQQHSIERLNRNIKDVVEAMSHAVEAKDPYTAGHQRRVSLLAVRIAQKMELPDDVTDCIELAGIIHDLGKIAIPSEILSKPGQLNKIEFSLIKTHSKVGYDILKDIEFPGPVAEVVLQHHERLNGTGYPAGLKAEEILIEARIMCVADVVEAMAFHRPYRAALGIEKAVEEITKNSGILYDPVVVEACIEVIKTGFTFES; this is translated from the coding sequence TTGAAAGACATAATAATGGTCATTGACGATGACGAAAGTGTACGGTTGGCAGTTAATAAGATACTGCAGCGGGATGGCTACGAGATAATAACAGCGATAAATGGTATTGAGGCGTTGGATTCTTGTAAAAAGCAGCAACCGTCGCTTATAGTGCTGGATATGAAAATGCCAGGCATGGGTGGAGTGGAGTTTTTGGAGGAATTAAAGACAATATCCCAAAAAAATGTGTGTCCGATAATAGTGCTCTCAGGGCATGCTAACGACGACTACATTGAGAAGTGCTTTGAGTGGGGCACGATAGCGTTTTTAACAAAACCCTTTAACATATATGAATTGCGGGGTATGGTAAGAAATATTTTAAGGCTTAGTAAGACTGAGCAAGCGCTAAGAAACGAGATACATGAGCGATGGGAGGCTGAAAAAAAACTCCGTCATAACTACCGGATACAATCGGTCATAGCATTGCTGTTAAGCAAATCACTGGAAAACATAGATATTCATGAGTACCTTAACGAGGCGATTAACTTAATAATGTCAATCCCGTGGCTAACGTTTGAAAACAAAGGCGCAATATTTCTGACAGAGAACAATCCCTCAGAGCTTGTTCTTAAGGCTCACAGAGGGCTTCCCGATGAAAACATCAAGCAGTGCAATATAGTCCCCTTTGGGACTTGCCACTGTGGACAGGCAGCTCTGCAACAGAAAATAATTTTTACTCCTACAACAGACGATAGCCACACTATCAGATATGAAGGGATGTCACCGCATGGCCACTACTGCACCCCGCTTGTGTATAACGATAAAACCCTTGGAGTGCTTAACATATACTTAAGAGCAGGACACTCTGACGATTCAGGCGAAAAGGAGATTCTAAGCGCTGTCTCTAACGCTCTGGCCAGCGTAATAGTGCGCAAAAGGGCTGAGGAGCACCAACAGCACAGTATAGAAAGACTCAACAGAAACATAAAAGATGTGGTAGAGGCGATGTCACATGCCGTAGAGGCAAAGGATCCATACACGGCAGGACATCAGCGCCGCGTGTCTCTGCTTGCGGTAAGAATAGCCCAAAAGATGGAGCTTCCCGATGATGTTACTGATTGCATAGAGCTTGCCGGTATAATACATGATTTGGGGAAAATCGCTATTCCCTCTGAGATATTAAGTAAACCCGGTCAGTTGAATAAGATAGAATTTTCACTGATTAAAACCCACTCAAAGGTCGGTTACGATATTCTAAAAGACATAGAATTCCCTGGGCCTGTTGCAGAGGTAGTGCTTCAACATCATGAAAGACTAAACGGCACAGGTTATCCAGCCGGCTTAAAAGCTGAAGAGATACTAATTGAGGCACGTATTATGTGTGTTGCCGACGTGGTTGAGGCAATGGCATTCCACAGACCCTACAGGGCAGCTCTTGGAATTGAAAAAGCAGTTGAGGAAATAACAAAAAACAGCGGCATTTTATATGATCCAGTAGTTGTTGAGGCTTGCATTGAGGTAATTAAGACAGGATTTACATTTGAGTCGTAA
- a CDS encoding L,D-transpeptidase family protein, with protein MTVKKCTTIPERLCVTASLFSVICCFLICQQAGAQPQDSLSGFYRVSVDTLPVYTEPSEDAPVSLHLLKGMEIEPVDNTQSEGFQWFEIKINGGSFWLKHRDLLTNKTYVDTKYERKEEEFFNLSNSDKKILVNKESRILILYEKYGNTWKEKKSYHVGLGSFSGKRLSTSLTFQPRVCLVLMRDNGFKLYEKPLSKFPDAQKARAVVFVDRDTKKITVYETVSGKWVKRDNQYRLGDKIIFSSALVWFYDDRFNLIYNDDLFPKRVKGDRRTPEGIYYIADINHVSQFGRDPDTGAGLPSFLISYPNHMDAWRGLTGGIISVTEYNQITEAIENSNIPPQNTPLGSLIMIHGGGEADWTAGCVSLNDRDMKELVSEVELHTPVFIK; from the coding sequence ATGACAGTGAAAAAGTGTACTACAATTCCTGAAAGGCTTTGCGTAACAGCAAGCCTTTTCAGTGTTATATGCTGCTTCTTAATCTGTCAGCAGGCAGGAGCTCAGCCGCAAGACAGTCTTTCCGGTTTTTACCGCGTATCGGTTGACACACTGCCGGTTTATACAGAGCCGTCTGAGGATGCGCCGGTTTCACTTCATCTTCTCAAGGGTATGGAAATAGAACCTGTTGACAACACTCAGTCTGAAGGGTTTCAGTGGTTTGAGATAAAAATTAACGGTGGCTCGTTTTGGTTAAAGCACAGAGACCTCCTTACAAATAAAACCTATGTTGATACAAAGTATGAACGAAAGGAGGAGGAGTTTTTCAATCTTTCAAATTCGGACAAGAAGATACTGGTTAATAAGGAATCAAGAATTCTCATTTTATATGAAAAATACGGCAACACATGGAAAGAAAAGAAGAGCTACCATGTGGGACTTGGCAGTTTTTCCGGCAAAAGACTCAGCACAAGTTTAACATTTCAACCGAGAGTGTGTCTGGTGTTAATGAGAGATAACGGGTTTAAGTTGTATGAAAAACCACTGAGTAAATTTCCTGATGCACAAAAAGCCAGAGCTGTTGTTTTTGTGGATAGAGACACCAAAAAGATAACAGTCTATGAAACAGTCTCAGGGAAATGGGTAAAAAGAGACAATCAATACAGATTAGGTGATAAAATTATTTTTTCATCAGCGCTTGTATGGTTTTACGATGACAGATTCAATTTAATTTACAACGATGATCTTTTTCCTAAAAGGGTTAAAGGTGACAGAAGGACTCCCGAGGGGATTTACTACATAGCCGATATAAACCATGTAAGCCAGTTTGGCAGAGATCCGGATACAGGGGCGGGGCTTCCGTCTTTTTTGATTAGTTATCCAAACCATATGGATGCCTGGCGTGGTCTTACAGGGGGCATAATAAGCGTTACAGAGTACAATCAGATAACAGAGGCAATTGAAAATAGTAATATTCCTCCACAAAACACGCCGCTTGGCAGCCTTATAATGATTCATGGCGGGGGCGAGGCTGATTGGACGGCAGGGTGTGTTTCCTTAAACGACAGGGACATGAAAGAACTTGTTTCTGAGGTAGAGCTGCACACACCGGTTTTTATAAAGTAG